A stretch of Triticum aestivum cultivar Chinese Spring chromosome 1D, IWGSC CS RefSeq v2.1, whole genome shotgun sequence DNA encodes these proteins:
- the LOC123181720 gene encoding SAGA-associated factor 11 → MSSSNDAPVSPRSQLVLSCFEELLDFAVADVASECHRIARLGLDRSVDAEEEELRLWAARVAGDHPGAEDGATRAAGGGGGNKGAPDVFGQTHPAIAADVVDCMNCGRPVVAGRFAPHLEKCMGKGRKARAKTTRSSTAGRNRNSNGEEHSNHTFQES, encoded by the exons ATGTCGTCCTCCAACGACGCCCCCGTCAGCCCTCGCTCCCAG CTCGTGCTGAGCTGCTTCGAGGAGCTCCTCGACTTCGCGGTGGCGGACGTGGCGTCGGAGTGCCACCGCATCGCGCGCCTAGGCCTCGACCGCAGCGTCGAcgccgaggaggaggagctccgcctCTGGGCCGCGCGCGTCGCCGGCGACCACCCCGGCGCCGAGGACGGGGCCACCCGCGCGGCCGGGGGAGGAGGGGGGAACAAGGGCGCGCCCGACGTCTTCGGGCAGACGCACCCCGCCATCGCCGCCGACGTCGTCGACTGCATGAACTgcggccgccccgtcgtcgccggccgCTTCGCCCCGCACCTCGAGAAGTGCATGGGCAAG GGCCGCAAAGCTCGCGCAAAGACCACGAGGAGCAGCACAGCTGGACGGAACAGAAACAGCAATG GGGAGGAGCATAGCAACCATACATTCCAGGAGTCCTGA